Proteins from a genomic interval of Verrucomicrobiota bacterium:
- a CDS encoding L,D-transpeptidase, translated as MSRKVIVQVKDLKVFLLEDGEVSWEAACSTSKFGLGMEAGSYKTPLGYFTVSEKIGEGQPIFTIFKGRQPVGLWDANAGSREGDLILTRILWLEGKEQKNENTKERYIYFHGTNQEHLIGTPASHGCVRLTNKDMLKLFSYVEVGDIVEIIA; from the coding sequence ATGTCCCGCAAAGTCATTGTGCAAGTAAAAGATCTAAAAGTTTTTTTGTTGGAAGATGGTGAAGTCTCTTGGGAAGCTGCGTGCTCAACATCCAAGTTTGGTTTAGGAATGGAGGCCGGGAGTTACAAAACGCCTCTAGGCTATTTCACTGTTTCAGAGAAAATAGGAGAGGGTCAACCAATCTTTACTATTTTTAAGGGGCGTCAACCTGTGGGCCTATGGGATGCTAACGCTGGGTCACGTGAGGGAGACTTAATCTTAACGAGGATCCTTTGGTTAGAGGGAAAGGAACAAAAAAACGAAAACACTAAAGAACGCTACATCTATTTTCACGGGACGAATCAAGAGCATCTAATTGGAACACCTGCCAGCCATGGGTGTGTACGATTGACAAATAAAGATATGCTAAAGCTTTTTAGCTACGTTGAGGTGGGAGATATAGTTGAGATAATTGCCTAG
- a CDS encoding TIGR00730 family Rossman fold protein, protein MSERKKPWLSTGNKEIDLQLKDLVTNARISCDPEFFQEILVTVMKFAQDNPNPADIRLVNKALKELCRVNTIFQPYKGIKKVAVFGSARTEPEAPEYIAAKDFGKIMKESGFMIITGGGDGIMGAAQAGAGRDRGFALNIQLPFEQSANATIEGDPKLFTFKYFFTRKLHFVKNADAITLFPGGFGTMDEGFEAMTLMQTGKAPVLPVVMVDAPKGKYWKTFENYLREHLLRAGLISEQDFNLFKVTDDPEEARKEILNFYYNFHSYRDVNELLSIRMQRPITEGALKRIEDDFNDIIVEGGRMKISKALPEELNEVAIADLPRLVFPFDRRSYGRLRMLIDRINLF, encoded by the coding sequence ATGTCAGAAAGAAAGAAACCCTGGCTCTCTACAGGGAATAAAGAAATCGACCTGCAACTCAAGGACCTGGTAACAAATGCCAGAATTTCATGTGATCCTGAATTCTTCCAAGAAATTTTAGTAACAGTCATGAAATTTGCTCAGGATAATCCGAATCCTGCAGATATACGCCTTGTCAATAAAGCGCTGAAAGAACTCTGTCGGGTAAATACCATCTTTCAACCCTACAAGGGCATTAAAAAAGTGGCCGTTTTTGGATCTGCAAGGACAGAGCCGGAGGCGCCGGAATACATAGCAGCCAAAGATTTTGGTAAGATTATGAAAGAGTCTGGCTTCATGATCATTACCGGGGGAGGCGATGGTATTATGGGTGCAGCTCAGGCGGGTGCAGGTCGCGATAGAGGCTTTGCTCTTAATATTCAGCTACCTTTCGAGCAATCAGCTAATGCTACTATAGAGGGAGACCCGAAACTATTTACTTTCAAATATTTTTTTACTCGTAAGCTGCATTTTGTCAAAAATGCCGACGCCATTACACTTTTCCCCGGAGGTTTTGGCACCATGGACGAGGGCTTTGAAGCAATGACTCTTATGCAAACAGGAAAAGCTCCGGTTTTACCAGTTGTCATGGTGGATGCACCTAAGGGAAAATATTGGAAGACGTTTGAAAACTACTTGAGGGAACATTTGCTGAGAGCTGGACTGATCTCCGAGCAGGATTTTAATCTATTCAAAGTGACGGATGATCCAGAGGAAGCGCGCAAAGAGATTCTCAATTTCTACTATAATTTTCATTCCTACCGAGATGTGAATGAATTGCTTTCTATTCGAATGCAGAGGCCTATAACTGAGGGAGCACTAAAACGTATAGAAGATGACTTCAATGATATCATAGTGGAGGGGGGGCGTATGAAGATCTCTAAAGCGCTACCAGAGGAGCTAAATGAAGTGGCTATTGCAGACTTGCCAAGGCTAGTATTTCCATTTGATAGAAGGTCCTATGGGCGTTTACGGATGCTTATTGATCGTATCAATTTGTTTTAA
- a CDS encoding SulP family inorganic anion transporter has product MRNFVKNYQFIDRAQGSIRSDVLSGLTVALALVPEAVAFAFVAGVAPVVGLYGAFFMGLVTALIGGRPGMISGATGAMAVVMVHLVYEGNEIESGFGVQYLFATLLLTGALQILAGVLKLGKFARMIPHSVMMGFVNGLAIVIFLSQLQMFKVDDKWLSGGPLWTMLGLVFLTMAIMVGLPKLTKKVPAALVAIIVVSLMVIFLGVETATVKSFIESGGGSGIQAGLPSFAIPMIPLNLDTLAFIAPYAFILSAIGLIESLMTLTLIDELTETRGSGSRECIAQGTGNLLSGFFGGMGGCAMIGQSIINIKSGGRGRLSGIVAALALLAFILFAATYIEMIPIAALTGVMFMVVVGTFAWSTFKILNKVPMADVFVIVVVTALTVIFDLAIAVIIGVVISALVFAWSHAMRIHAEKYIDDHGIKHYEIDGPLFFGSTTTFNRLFTVKDDPQEVIIDFAGSRVMDQSAIESINKLAEKYAKQRKTIHLRHLSPDCVKLIKKAEKICDVNVLEDPNYYVAISEYNKLREQAQTAS; this is encoded by the coding sequence ATGAGAAACTTTGTTAAAAATTATCAGTTTATCGACAGGGCTCAAGGTTCTATTAGGTCTGATGTCCTCTCGGGTTTGACGGTTGCTCTAGCGCTTGTCCCAGAAGCAGTGGCATTTGCCTTTGTTGCGGGAGTTGCACCGGTTGTCGGTTTGTATGGGGCATTTTTCATGGGGCTTGTCACCGCGCTTATAGGAGGCAGGCCGGGTATGATTTCTGGTGCAACGGGTGCGATGGCTGTCGTGATGGTTCATCTCGTTTACGAGGGCAACGAGATAGAATCCGGTTTCGGCGTGCAGTATTTATTCGCCACTTTATTGCTTACAGGAGCCTTGCAAATCTTAGCTGGAGTTTTGAAGTTGGGTAAATTTGCTCGTATGATCCCCCATTCCGTGATGATGGGTTTTGTCAATGGCCTAGCAATTGTCATCTTCCTCTCCCAATTGCAGATGTTCAAGGTGGATGATAAGTGGCTATCTGGAGGTCCATTATGGACTATGCTTGGACTCGTGTTCCTTACCATGGCAATCATGGTTGGGTTGCCAAAGCTCACTAAAAAAGTTCCCGCAGCCTTAGTGGCCATTATTGTTGTTAGTCTAATGGTCATCTTTTTGGGAGTAGAAACTGCCACGGTGAAATCATTTATCGAGTCGGGTGGAGGCAGCGGTATTCAAGCGGGCTTGCCTAGTTTTGCGATCCCTATGATTCCTTTGAACTTGGACACTTTGGCATTTATTGCACCATATGCTTTTATACTTTCAGCGATCGGCCTGATTGAATCATTAATGACCTTGACCCTTATTGACGAGCTTACAGAGACTCGTGGTAGTGGCAGCCGTGAATGCATAGCTCAGGGCACTGGTAATCTGCTCAGTGGTTTTTTTGGGGGTATGGGTGGCTGTGCCATGATAGGGCAAAGCATTATTAATATTAAATCAGGTGGAAGAGGTCGCCTATCTGGTATAGTAGCGGCGCTTGCTCTACTAGCTTTTATTCTTTTTGCTGCCACTTACATTGAAATGATTCCTATTGCAGCACTGACGGGGGTCATGTTCATGGTTGTTGTAGGAACCTTTGCTTGGAGCACTTTTAAAATACTCAACAAGGTTCCTATGGCAGATGTCTTTGTCATAGTAGTCGTCACGGCATTGACTGTCATCTTTGATCTAGCCATAGCGGTAATTATTGGTGTGGTTATTTCGGCATTGGTTTTTGCTTGGAGCCATGCCATGCGTATTCACGCTGAGAAGTACATTGATGATCATGGTATTAAACACTATGAGATTGATGGGCCACTCTTCTTTGGATCCACGACAACTTTTAATAGGTTATTTACGGTAAAGGATGATCCGCAAGAAGTTATCATAGATTTCGCGGGATCCAGAGTAATGGATCAGTCCGCTATTGAATCGATCAATAAGCTGGCGGAGAAATATGCTAAGCAGCGCAAGACTATCCACCTACGTCATTTGAGCCCTGATTGTGTGAAGCTAATTAAAAAAGCTGAAAAAATTTGTGACGTAAATGTCCTTGAGGATCCCAACTACTATGTTGCCATCAGTGAATACAATAAGCTTCGAGAACAAGCCCAGACTGCAAGTTAA
- a CDS encoding HAD hydrolase-like protein encodes MAIIRHVILDWSGTVVDDLSPVIEATNKIFESYQKRSWSRDEFKEKFFLPFPEFYKKYLSDVSMEEINRVYHETFKTLQGDITLLSGAKDLLDYCRNEKLSLFVLSTIHPDHFREQAPRLQVDQYFKKAYVGIMDKRKKIQEILIENELKAEETLFIGDMQHDIETAHAGGVQSGAVLTGYDSFDKLKLVGPDLIFRNLSEVKGYLERHRSEPSYYPIATVGALIVGPDGRLLMFRTQKWSNRWGIPGGKIKTNETAIDALHREVKEETGLNIRDIEFVTVQDCISSVEFYKPAHFLLLNYIAHTDETNVMINEEAEEYKWTTWDEVYELDLNVPTKVLLEEAENKLKQ; translated from the coding sequence ATGGCAATCATACGTCACGTCATATTAGATTGGTCTGGAACGGTGGTAGATGATTTGTCGCCCGTCATTGAAGCTACAAATAAAATTTTTGAATCCTACCAAAAGCGGTCTTGGTCACGTGATGAGTTTAAAGAAAAGTTTTTTCTACCCTTTCCTGAATTCTATAAGAAATATCTTTCAGATGTATCTATGGAAGAGATAAATCGTGTCTATCATGAAACTTTCAAAACGTTGCAGGGCGACATTACCCTGTTGTCGGGCGCTAAAGACTTGTTGGATTACTGTCGCAATGAAAAATTATCCTTATTCGTACTCAGCACCATTCACCCGGACCACTTTCGTGAGCAGGCTCCTCGTCTACAAGTCGATCAGTACTTTAAAAAGGCTTATGTGGGTATCATGGATAAACGAAAAAAGATTCAGGAGATTTTAATAGAAAATGAACTTAAGGCCGAAGAGACATTGTTTATTGGAGATATGCAACATGATATTGAGACAGCTCATGCCGGAGGCGTGCAAAGCGGTGCGGTTTTAACTGGCTACGATTCCTTTGACAAACTCAAGTTGGTAGGTCCTGATTTGATTTTTCGTAATTTGTCTGAAGTAAAAGGCTATCTTGAAAGGCATCGATCTGAGCCTAGCTATTATCCGATTGCAACAGTCGGTGCTCTCATCGTAGGCCCTGATGGGCGATTGCTCATGTTTAGAACCCAGAAATGGAGCAATCGCTGGGGGATTCCTGGTGGTAAAATAAAAACGAATGAGACAGCTATCGATGCACTTCATCGAGAAGTGAAAGAGGAAACAGGGTTAAATATTCGAGATATCGAATTTGTTACCGTGCAGGATTGTATTAGCTCCGTCGAATTTTATAAGCCTGCACATTTTCTTTTACTCAATTATATAGCCCATACGGATGAAACAAATGTGATGATTAATGAAGAGGCTGAAGAGTACAAATGGACTACTTGGGACGAAGTCTATGAGCTTGATTTAAATGTGCCTACGAAAGTATTGCTTGAAGAAGCAGAGAATAAGTTAAAACAATGA
- a CDS encoding MGMT family protein: MQSREITPFQKSVYDATSLIPKGSVTTYKLLGQMVGCRSPRAIGQALRLNPFAPEVPCHRVVKTDLSLGGYMGQESPSPELKKKKHLLALEGVRFIEKNRINPQDLWTPTMH, from the coding sequence ATGCAGTCAAGAGAGATTACTCCATTTCAAAAGAGTGTTTACGATGCCACAAGTCTCATCCCTAAAGGAAGTGTAACCACCTACAAATTGCTAGGGCAGATGGTGGGCTGTAGAAGCCCACGCGCTATTGGTCAGGCGCTTCGTCTTAATCCTTTTGCCCCCGAAGTGCCTTGTCACAGAGTTGTCAAAACAGATCTTTCGCTTGGAGGATATATGGGCCAGGAAAGCCCCAGTCCAGAGTTGAAAAAAAAGAAACACCTTCTAGCGCTAGAAGGTGTTCGATTTATAGAAAAGAACCGAATAAATCCTCAGGATTTGTGGACCCCAACTATGCATTAA
- a CDS encoding sulfite exporter TauE/SafE family protein — MPTLSQEQWIFAIIGAICVGLGKGGIPGIGNLTVAIYAQIFSPKESVGILLPVLIFADVVAIVIYRQHAEWKMIAKLFPISAAGVILATFLFNTIPADLFQVIIGSILLIMTGLHFLKKQLDLRRPTAIKNGLPYEKSKWFVICTGLLGGVATMLANAAGPIAAFYLMAMKLPKYAFISTSAWFFFLINVFKIPFQASLDNISFTSLQLSIALGLVAAVSAGIAPQIVKYIPQKQFSTLIWMLIIISGLKMVIHV; from the coding sequence ATGCCAACTTTGTCACAAGAACAATGGATATTTGCCATCATTGGAGCAATCTGTGTAGGCCTTGGCAAAGGAGGGATACCTGGCATAGGAAATTTAACCGTTGCCATTTACGCCCAAATATTCAGTCCTAAGGAGTCCGTAGGCATTCTATTACCTGTTCTCATCTTTGCTGATGTTGTTGCAATTGTTATATATCGGCAGCACGCAGAATGGAAAATGATAGCCAAGCTATTCCCTATTAGTGCGGCAGGTGTGATTCTGGCAACTTTTCTCTTTAACACTATCCCTGCGGATCTTTTCCAAGTCATTATTGGCAGCATCCTTTTAATCATGACAGGCCTGCACTTTCTGAAAAAGCAGCTAGACCTACGGAGGCCGACTGCGATCAAGAACGGGCTCCCCTACGAAAAGAGTAAGTGGTTTGTCATCTGCACGGGCTTACTGGGGGGTGTCGCCACCATGTTGGCAAATGCTGCTGGACCTATAGCCGCATTTTACCTCATGGCTATGAAGTTGCCGAAATATGCCTTTATCAGCACCAGTGCTTGGTTCTTCTTTCTAATAAACGTTTTCAAAATTCCTTTTCAAGCTTCCTTGGATAACATCAGCTTTACATCTCTCCAGTTAAGCATTGCACTAGGCTTAGTTGCAGCTGTGAGCGCAGGCATAGCGCCTCAGATTGTCAAATACATCCCTCAGAAGCAGTTCTCGACATTGATTTGGATGCTTATAATTATATCAGGACTAAAAATGGTCATTCATGTTTAG
- a CDS encoding zinc metallopeptidase, which translates to MLLLLIFGFTLIISLLASWNVKNTYRKYSRMRTRSGYSGAQVADRILSAAGIRDVDVIEHQSFLGDHYDPINKRLVLSSENYHGDSPAALGVAAHECGHAIQHKAAYGPLQWRMASVGVTNYANQVVTWLPLVGLFLGLFTPPTYFLIMAIGWGVIMAFNLITLPVEFDASKRAAVILNKMNFIQTDEENTAMRKVLGAAALTYVAAFVTSLLYMLYYLLPLLLRRD; encoded by the coding sequence ATGCTCTTGTTATTAATATTTGGTTTCACATTAATTATTTCACTCCTTGCATCATGGAATGTGAAAAATACTTACAGGAAATACAGCCGGATGAGGACCCGTTCGGGCTACTCAGGCGCGCAAGTGGCAGATCGTATTCTCTCAGCAGCCGGCATTCGTGATGTTGATGTCATAGAACACCAGTCTTTTTTAGGAGATCACTATGATCCCATCAATAAACGCTTGGTGCTATCCTCAGAAAATTACCATGGAGACTCTCCAGCGGCCTTAGGAGTTGCAGCTCACGAATGTGGTCACGCTATCCAACATAAAGCAGCATACGGACCTCTACAATGGCGTATGGCTTCCGTTGGCGTCACCAACTATGCTAATCAAGTGGTCACATGGTTACCTCTAGTAGGTTTATTTCTTGGGCTATTTACTCCTCCTACTTATTTTCTAATCATGGCAATAGGCTGGGGGGTTATCATGGCTTTTAACCTAATTACTTTACCTGTGGAGTTTGATGCTTCGAAGCGTGCAGCTGTGATTCTCAATAAAATGAATTTCATTCAAACAGATGAAGAAAATACTGCTATGCGGAAAGTGCTTGGAGCAGCGGCTTTGACCTACGTAGCTGCATTTGTTACTTCACTACTTTACATGCTCTATTATTTACTACCGCTTTTGTTGAGACGTGACTAG
- the folB gene encoding dihydroneopterin aldolase: MKEDLIKIEGQEVWCHIGVPDEERAEKQRLEISVEFPVGNAREAARLDCLTKSVDYFSVSESIKKIASEKPRKLIETLAEEMAVKLRKEFSLNGIEVEVRKFILKGTKWVSIKIQRP; encoded by the coding sequence ATGAAGGAAGATTTAATTAAAATTGAAGGCCAAGAGGTTTGGTGTCACATAGGTGTTCCAGACGAAGAGCGAGCCGAAAAGCAACGCCTGGAAATCTCCGTGGAGTTTCCTGTGGGCAATGCTCGTGAAGCTGCACGTCTGGACTGCTTGACTAAAAGTGTGGACTACTTTTCCGTCAGTGAAAGTATCAAGAAGATCGCTTCTGAAAAACCAAGGAAACTCATCGAAACTTTGGCCGAGGAAATGGCTGTAAAACTACGTAAAGAATTCTCACTGAACGGGATAGAGGTGGAGGTGCGGAAATTTATTTTAAAGGGCACTAAGTGGGTGAGCATAAAAATTCAGAGACCATGA
- the metF gene encoding methylenetetrahydrofolate reductase [NAD(P)H] — protein MLVKEILEKANPAFSFEFFPPKKDADSEALFHTIRDLVPLKPSSVSVTYGAGGTTRDRTHKLIKRIQSETDLTVVSHLTCVGASKDEIKEILETYQQSDINNILALRGDPPKGQRDWQAHPDGFVYASELVAFIKKNFPEMGIGVAGFPEGHPQTPNRLQELDYLKSKVDAGADYIVTQLFFDNRDFYDFCERCELVGINIPIIAGIMPVTSRSGMIRMAELAAGARIPARLFKAVARAETDQAVEKVGVHWATEQVRDLVDNKSRGIHFYTLNKAKATRQIYETLSVIPT, from the coding sequence ATGCTGGTAAAAGAGATTTTAGAAAAGGCTAATCCGGCTTTTAGTTTCGAGTTTTTCCCTCCCAAGAAGGATGCGGATTCTGAGGCGCTTTTCCACACAATCCGAGATTTGGTTCCTTTAAAGCCATCCAGCGTCAGCGTTACATACGGTGCTGGTGGAACGACCCGCGATCGCACCCATAAGCTTATTAAGAGAATACAAAGTGAGACAGATCTGACAGTTGTTTCGCACCTTACTTGTGTTGGGGCTAGCAAAGATGAAATTAAGGAAATTCTAGAAACCTACCAACAGAGTGACATCAATAATATCCTTGCCTTGAGAGGCGACCCACCCAAAGGCCAGAGAGATTGGCAGGCGCATCCGGATGGATTTGTTTATGCCTCTGAACTGGTAGCCTTTATTAAGAAAAATTTTCCAGAGATGGGTATAGGCGTAGCGGGTTTTCCCGAAGGGCATCCTCAGACACCCAATCGGCTGCAAGAGTTGGACTACTTAAAGTCTAAAGTCGACGCGGGGGCTGACTATATAGTGACACAGCTATTTTTTGATAATCGCGATTTTTATGATTTCTGTGAGCGCTGCGAGCTAGTAGGGATTAACATTCCCATTATAGCCGGTATCATGCCAGTTACGAGCCGCTCGGGCATGATTCGAATGGCAGAATTAGCTGCTGGCGCCAGAATTCCAGCTCGCTTATTCAAAGCAGTCGCCCGAGCAGAAACCGATCAAGCGGTAGAAAAAGTAGGTGTGCATTGGGCCACTGAACAAGTCAGAGATTTAGTCGATAATAAGAGTAGAGGAATACACTTTTATACGCTCAATAAAGCTAAAGCGACGCGCCAGATTTACGAGACGTTGAGTGTGATTCCCACTTAA
- a CDS encoding cyclic nucleotide-binding domain-containing protein, whose protein sequence is MSITFSEISRMTLFRGFDPNFVKMLDLFFFERNYESDMVLVQSGEPQDRFFIMIAGEVEVYQEVDDKRVSLAVLSAGQFFGEMNLFDPGEATASVATLTPVKTLEITNTKFRSFISNRPELAADFTFQLATTIVKRFRASKETLMSQINQPQAQPQA, encoded by the coding sequence ATGTCCATCACATTCAGTGAAATCAGTAGGATGACTCTTTTTCGTGGCTTCGATCCGAATTTCGTCAAGATGCTTGACCTCTTTTTCTTTGAGCGAAACTATGAATCAGACATGGTGCTTGTACAAAGTGGCGAGCCACAAGATAGATTTTTTATAATGATAGCGGGTGAAGTCGAGGTCTATCAGGAGGTTGATGACAAAAGAGTTTCTTTAGCAGTTCTATCCGCCGGCCAGTTTTTTGGTGAGATGAATCTCTTTGATCCCGGTGAGGCAACAGCAAGTGTAGCCACTCTTACACCGGTGAAGACTCTTGAAATCACCAACACAAAGTTTCGCTCATTTATTTCTAATAGGCCTGAGCTAGCCGCAGACTTTACATTCCAATTGGCAACCACCATTGTGAAGCGCTTTCGAGCTAGTAAGGAGACATTAATGAGTCAGATCAACCAGCCGCAAGCACAGCCTCAAGCTTAG
- a CDS encoding ABC transporter ATP-binding protein — MSMILRVAKYCVPYKFLALGTFICAVLSTLFGLVYPKVTGHVVDTVLVEKGDYTALFWGVGIVLTSFFLRDVLNSLRIHLNNFFEQNVIFDMRNELYEVMQRLPLKWFDNRATGDLMTRVTEDVMAMERVLIDGIEQGFVAILQIVGVSIFLFLTDLELAFWSMAPIPLLMLGAWLYTSTALVRYKIQRKAASAMNALLLDNLQGVRQIKSYSREKQESEHFSEKADGVREGTLTVMKAWARYSPSMEFISSLGYVLVLLIGGQKVLSGEMSKGELTTFFLYVLMYYEPFRRLHQLNQLVQAGRAAADRVFSILDTKQEKYEPQGNQTLPHLMGTGRSVSFERISFSYDDESTVLHDISLEAKAGKTIALVGPTGAGKSTLVNLITRFYEYSQGLLKIDGVDVKELSLPTLRKEIGVVTQEAFLFNDTIRYNLQIGYPEASESDIWRALTAANAQEFVREMPQGLDTLVGERGVKLSVGEKQRLSIARALLKDPPVLILDEATASVDTATEKLIQEALDRLLKDRTSFVIAHRLSTVRHADLICVLEHGKIIEKGSHETLLKEDRLYARLCRAQTLYHTIEDTLAYL; from the coding sequence ATGAGTATGATACTACGAGTCGCGAAGTATTGTGTGCCTTATAAGTTTTTAGCTTTAGGGACCTTTATCTGCGCGGTCCTCTCTACACTCTTTGGCTTAGTTTACCCAAAAGTCACAGGACATGTTGTAGATACCGTATTAGTGGAGAAGGGAGATTACACAGCACTTTTTTGGGGAGTAGGTATTGTTTTAACCTCTTTTTTCCTACGCGATGTCTTGAACAGCCTGCGTATTCATCTCAATAATTTTTTCGAGCAAAATGTTATCTTCGATATGAGAAACGAACTCTATGAAGTGATGCAACGACTTCCTTTGAAATGGTTTGATAATCGCGCTACAGGCGACCTCATGACGCGGGTTACAGAAGATGTCATGGCCATGGAACGGGTCCTTATTGATGGAATAGAGCAAGGATTTGTAGCCATTTTGCAAATCGTCGGGGTCAGTATTTTTCTATTTCTCACTGATTTGGAATTAGCTTTTTGGTCCATGGCACCTATTCCTCTTTTAATGTTGGGGGCCTGGTTGTATACCTCAACTGCGCTTGTGCGTTACAAAATTCAACGCAAAGCAGCTTCGGCGATGAATGCACTGCTGCTCGATAATTTGCAAGGCGTACGACAAATCAAATCTTACTCCCGGGAAAAACAAGAGTCCGAGCATTTTTCTGAGAAAGCCGACGGTGTTCGTGAAGGAACGCTGACCGTCATGAAAGCATGGGCTCGTTATTCTCCGAGCATGGAATTTATTAGCTCCCTAGGCTACGTGTTGGTACTGCTCATTGGCGGGCAAAAAGTCCTCTCTGGAGAAATGAGTAAGGGTGAGCTTACTACATTCTTCTTGTATGTTCTCATGTATTACGAGCCATTCCGACGGCTTCATCAACTCAACCAACTTGTGCAAGCGGGAAGGGCTGCTGCTGATCGCGTCTTCTCCATTTTAGATACAAAACAAGAAAAGTACGAACCCCAAGGCAATCAAACTCTCCCACATTTGATGGGAACTGGTAGATCAGTTTCTTTCGAGCGTATTTCTTTCTCATATGATGATGAAAGCACTGTTCTTCATGACATATCTCTCGAAGCAAAAGCTGGTAAGACTATTGCCTTGGTAGGACCGACAGGCGCAGGGAAAAGCACACTAGTTAACCTAATCACTCGTTTCTATGAATATAGTCAGGGCTTACTTAAAATTGATGGTGTTGACGTTAAGGAGTTGTCACTACCGACACTACGGAAAGAAATCGGCGTCGTGACTCAAGAAGCATTTTTATTCAATGACACAATTCGTTATAACTTGCAAATCGGATATCCCGAAGCAAGTGAGAGCGATATCTGGAGGGCATTAACTGCAGCTAATGCGCAGGAGTTCGTGAGAGAGATGCCTCAAGGGCTGGACACTTTGGTAGGGGAGCGTGGAGTCAAGCTTAGTGTTGGAGAAAAACAAAGATTATCGATAGCTAGAGCACTCCTCAAGGATCCTCCTGTTCTGATATTGGATGAAGCCACCGCAAGTGTTGACACCGCCACGGAAAAATTGATCCAAGAGGCCCTTGATCGATTACTGAAAGATCGCACGTCCTTTGTTATTGCTCATAGACTTTCCACCGTCAGGCATGCGGATCTCATATGCGTCCTTGAACATGGAAAAATCATCGAAAAAGGAAGCCACGAAACCCTACTAAAAGAGGACAGGCTTTATGCCAGGCTTTGCCGTGCTCAAACGCTCTATCACACCATTGAAGACACACTGGCTTATCTATGA